The following DNA comes from Malania oleifera isolate guangnan ecotype guangnan chromosome 12, ASM2987363v1, whole genome shotgun sequence.
TTAGCCGAATTAACCTCATGTGAGATGGCTATGGGCTCAGCTAATGCAGACGTGGGATTAGTCTTGGTCAAGTTCGATGACTGGTCATTCTTGGAAActtgatgtaaaaaaaaaaaaaaaaaaattatattaacaaAAAACAAATCCCGTTTCACCTAGGTTAGCCTTTTCCCTGCAAAAAGTGAGTTGGTTTTTTGCTTATTTAGAAGGgggaaaacaaaaacaaaaaagaaagttaaggcagaaaaataaaagaagagagaaggattCAAAGGCTggcttaataaaaataaaacataagaaataaaaaatagaaaggtAAGAAGAGCACACCCACCTCCTAATAACATTGAACGCTCATGAAATCCCCACCCTCTCTGTGACTCCGTGTCCTCTCTGTACGACAAAATCGTGGATCCATCTCCTCCCACCATTTTATCTGTCTTTCTGTAGCTACTCTCCCCTTAACTCtcaaggtctctctctctctctctctctctctctcttcccagCAGCAAGCCATGAGGCCTTGTCTTTCTTGAGATCTAGCCCTAGCCCACTTCCcctctccccctccccctccccctccccctccatGTCCCAGTCCTCCTGATTCCCCAaatcctcctctctctccctctctcttccaTCCAATGTCTTCTCTACGCTCGGATCTCACATCCAAGATCTGGCCCGAGCCCTCCGACAGCGCCACCGACCATTTCGATCGATTGCCGGACTCTCTACTCCTCCTCGTCTTCAACAAGATCGGCGACGTCAAGGCCCTCGGCCGATGCTGCGTCGTTTCGCGGAGGTTTCACAGCCTTGTCCCTCAGGTCGAGCACGTCCTCGTCCGCGTCGACTGCGTCATATCCGACGATGACGCCGCCTCTGCGGCATCTGCCTCCGACAAGGCTCGTGCCGGTTCCTTCTCGAACATATTTCGTCTCATTTTAGGCGGCATCGTTAAACCCCTCCAGGCGCTCGGCCAATTCTTAGGTCCCAAGCGCTCGGGCTCCTCGTCGTCGGCGCTCGCGGTGGGCGGTGGCGCTCACGGCGGTGATGATGAAGAACTGGATCAAGGCGGGGTGACCCACCATTCGCCCACCCAGGTTTTGAAGGACTTCAACGAAATCCGCTTCCTCCGGATCGAGCTTCCGAGCGGCGAATTGGGCATTGATGATGGGGTTTTGTTGAAATGGAGAGCTGAGTTCGGATCAACTCTTGATAATTGTGTGATTCTGGGCGCGTCGTCGGTGATCAATACCGCAGCCACGAAGGTATCGAATGTTCAAGACAATGGGGCTGATGGGTTTTGCGGAAATGGTAGTGGGGATGATAATGGGAGCATACCTGAATCGTTTTACACGAATGGCGGTCTTAAACTTCGAGTTGTCTGGACTATAAGCTCGCTGATTGCTGCCTCCGCGAGGCATTACTTGCTACAGCCTATAATTGCAGAGCACAAGACATTGGACAGTTTGATTTTGACGGACGCTGATGAGCAGGGCGTGCTGTGTATGAACAGGGAGCAACTGGAGGAGCTCAGAGTGAAACCTTTGTCGGCATCTTCAGCATCTAAGAGGACCTTAGTGCCTGCGCTTAATATGAGGCTGTGGTATGCTCCCTACTTGGAATTGCCTAATGGCGTTGTGTTGAAAGGGGCGACATTGGTGGCTATACGGCCTAGTGAGCAATCTGCTACTAAGAAGGAGGTATCTGATCTGTCCTGGGTTTCAACTGCGTTTGAGGAGCCTTATGGGACGGCGGCAAAAATGCTGGTGAAAAGGCGAACTTATTGTCTGGAGATGAACTCATTCTGAGAGCTATTTCAAGGCGAGGTAaattatcagtgtatttttcatTGTGGCTAGGAGAAGCGAAGTTGTTGTCCCCACTTTGGTGAGTATGACTAATATCAGGGAAATGCTGCACACAAATAGATTTCGCGTGTTATCAGTTACCACTGGATGCTGCTCACTGAATAACACCTAGAGTTTATTGTATAGCTGCAAGAGATGCCTTTCGCGTTTTGTTTGCTGTCTTTTTAGTCGTGGATCTAATATTGCTTTTTCTGATGGATCTTTTATTATTCagaaattgatttttatttactCTGAATGCTTGGATCATGCTTGATTTATTCCATTTGTAATTGAATTTTCAGGGAAAGTGATATGTTGTATGGGAAGAAGTGGGTTTGCTTGAATTGGAAGGCGAAGAAGCACAATTTTGTTCTGATGGGTATGAAATTAAATGCAGTGCTCCATGAAGCCAATTCTTGCTTGAATTCAGCCCTGGAATGCCAGCCCCCTTTGTTGATTGCTGCAGTGCATACGTTCTGCTAGTTGTGCTTGAACTGACAGAGGACGTGCATCTCCATTGTGTTTTTATTTCAGGCATGTCGTTCTAGGAGTGCACACAGCACACAAGCAACTAGATTGATGTTGTAAAAGCTTTGAGTTTGTAGTCGTTTACATTTGCCAATCATCTCTATATATGTGAATATTGTAGTTATGACACTGTTATGCTATGTGATATACATTTCAAAATGATTTGAGCAACTTGTTTTTAGTTAGCTGTACCTGTTTGAAGCTAGTCCACTGGTTATATTGAAAGCAATCTTTCCGATGGCAAGATATTCCTAGCTGACGATTTATTATATGGTTAATAGGACATATTGTAGTGTTGGATTGGTAGGGTGAAGAACAGTATCTAGTGTGGACATGTCTTGGTTGCCATAAGTTTTTGCTGACTATGAGTCTCTGAAGGAATAGGGATTAAAACAGATGGAATAAACCCTCGATAGTGTTGCAACACAACAGTAACTAGGTTGATTGGTATGGCAGACGATGTAGTACTCGATGATATAAATATAGAATGGGGATTCTTATTATTGACTTGCAAGGAATTGACAAGTTAACATTTCAAATGATTATGAGATGCCCCTCGCAATGCTGTTATATTGGGTTATTTTATGATATAAATTTAGAATGGGGATTTTCATTCTTGACTTGCAAGGAGTTGACGAGTTAACGTTTCAAGTACTCTGATATGATTTATGAAATGCCCCTCCCAACCCCATTATTGGGTTATTTTATGGATATTTTGAAATATCATGAAATTCAAATTCTTTGTCCAACATTGTACTCTTACATGGGGTGAAATTGAATTATATTCTGTTCTTGTAAGCCCTGGTGATACAGAGTTTGCATTTGCAGATGCGGCCACCTCTATATTACTATGAGGACCATATCGGAAGAGAGTCATCAATTGAGGTATTCTTGTGCTTTTAGTCAAGTTTGGATTTAGGAAATGATTCAAGCAAATTCTGCACGGCAATCATGTTGAGAATTTGCATAGAAATTTTGCTGTCCTAAAGGAAGGAAGGCTTCCAAATTGTTATTTTGGTTGTGCTGCTGATCTGTAAATAaatttttcttgttatttaaagTCCCCTGTTACCATTGCATGCAATGCTTATGGCAAAGTATTTTGTGCCGATGGCTTGTGACATGGTTACACAAAAGATTCTAACATATTATGCCTCTCTCCTTGCTGTTATTGGGTTATTTTATGGATGTTATTTTGAAATATCATGAAGTTCAACTTCTTGAGTTTTTTCTcgttttatctttattttaaaataatatattaaataatatcctgtttgggaaaatatttctcAGAATGACTCTAATGTAATCTCGCTGCttgatccagcgagatttgcctgaAAATAGAACGGTGAAATAGAATCATGAAGTCTTGACTCTTCTTCGAGCTCTCGATGTACTTTGGTAGAGTCGTGAAGAACGGCGAAATGCCGTCACCCACGTCGCTGTCCCACCTCTTCCTGACCACTCATGCAGGCTTCGAACCGTATGATCTGAGCATGCAGAGGTGAGGCTACAGAACTATCTTCACATTTTCCGAGGGAGATTCGGCGAATTGAGACATTTGGACCGAAGTTGCTGGTTTCTGCGCCCTCAACTCGTTGAAGATCGCTAGAGCCGCTGTTGCCATCGGGTGGTCGAATCTTAGGCAAACTGGAGCTGGAGAGTCTCTAGAATCTACTGGGATATTCTAGTGGTTTGGTGGGTCAATATTTGGGTAAGGGGTGCCGAAGCTGAAGCCGTAGCTGTAGCTGTCGCCGCAGCCACCAGACCAGATTTATGGAGCCTCTGCAGAGCTAGGGTTTTAGCTCTTGTGCGGACACCCAAGGAGGGTTGCGAAACCTCCATGACCGCTACTTCCCCTGTAGCCTTCGCCTTCCTTATGCACTTCCCAATCTCGGCTACAATCTCATAGATTGAGAAAATACACAAAGAATTTAGAGATGGATTCAAAGAGCATAAGAGGGATAGACAAATGGTGAGGGAAAATATAGGTGGAAGAACAAGGAAGAGGGTATGCCAGAGAGTGACACAGGAGAGACAGGTGTCTGAGACtcggagagagaaaaaaagaagggAGGGGAGTTTTTTGTTGGTGGTTTGAGAGGGTAAGGGGCTCCGTTTTATTTtcaggcaaatctcgctggatggtcCAGCGAGATTCGCTTGCTACGTGTTGACGTCTCAACGTGAACCCTAGTGCTGTAGGCTTTGCAGTTGCAGATGCTGCCACATAGATCACTATGAGGACCATCTCAGCGGAGAAATGGGGTAGTCTTTGTGCATTTAGTCGAGTTGGATTTAGGAAACGATTCAAGTATATGCTACCCTGTCATCATGTTGAGAATTGGTTAAGAAATTCTGCAGTCATGTAGGAAGGAAAACCGCCATTTTGGTATTTTGGTTAAGCTCCTTGGATGGCAAGGTTTTCTGAGCTGGTGCTTGCTTTCTCATATGGTCGCACAGGATTCTAACATATTGCAATGTTGGATTGGGTTGGACGAAGAGCAGAATCTAGTGTTGACTTGGCCTAAGCTGGCTGGTAGGAGAGAACCGGCAGGTATAGCCATGTGAATGGGGCTAAGAACCATCCCCACACCCTCAATCCAAAGCTTATTATGCCTTGCTTTTTATTGCGCCAAACATGGGTGAAGCCGCTCTTAGGTTATGAAACAAATGCACCCTTCATGTTGAGTGAACATTTTTCTTTCTTGTCAGAACTATTCTTGTATTGAGAATGGTGGGAGTTTGGATGTACTAGGTAGTGGAAGTGGTGCATTAGTGGGGACTCTTGAACTTGGTAGGTTACACTTGGTTAATGGAAGAAATTAGGAATGAGATGTTCCTAAATGGTCATTATATAGATATAAAGTAGTCTACAAAAGAAAATGCATTGTTATTTATGAAACAAATGAGCATGTTTTGAGCCAAAATATGGAATAGATTAGGTATgacctttttcaaatttcctgaacTCTTcctagtattttttttattaaaaggtaAACAATTTATATTACTAATGTGAGTTTAGAGGCAAGCAACCTTAGAGTATAACATGATGCAAACATCACAAAATTGTTGACTACATTCATAAGAACAATTTAACATCCATTGAGATGTATTGTATGATGAGATCTTAATTTGGAGCAGCTCTTTGATATATCAAGTCATTTCTCTTACTACATGTATAGTAAATTGCCATAGACTATGCCAGAACTGCCATTTTTCCTTGAACCTCCTACAGATTTTAGCTGGACTATATTTGTATCCATTCACTTACAACTCCTACAATGCTCCATTCATTGTTAACCTTTGAATAAATTTGTCTAGTGCAAGGACAATCCAAGAATATGTGCTAAATTCAATATTTACATTGTCTGCAAATATTGTTATCAATCTCTCAATGCAACAAATTTCTCCAAAGCTGAAAGCCTAGTCAGTGTAATCAACCAACATATAAAACTATGCCTAGGAACTTTTGCCCAAATTATTGGAGCCCACTTTGGCGTACAATTTTGCCATACTAGCTTTACAATGCAATAATTTTCCATTCAGAAATTTTTCTCTAAAGTCCCAAATTTCCCTTTGTCTATTGTGTTGGTTGACAACACTAAAAGCaccttttttttattataaattttatggATGGTAGATTGTGACACAACCTTTCAATTGGCTCAAAGATAAGAAATGTTGTCTGGTAGAGCATCTTAGTGGCTCTTTTCCTCTAACCAAATAAATGCAATCCTAACTCACTTGGACAATAAGAGGGTTAATTTGGAGGCATTCTTGCACAATTCTATAACCACTTGCAACCCATTATAATGCTCACTTTTGCCCTTTCTCCCATCTCATCATCTCGTATTAACTCTCTGTTTCCTATCTCGGCTTAATTGTGGCATACTGCCATTAAAGGCCTCATGGGGTTGGAAGCAACGTGGCATTGTTTGAAGTAAGACATAGTTAGATTGGATAGACTATATAGACTAACATACTAATTTCTCCAACATTAACACCCTGTAATCATTTTTGCGGGATTCAACTTCATCCTTTGATTTTGTATGATctattcatattttaaaaaaactcTAGATGAAAGTTTAATTCATCGGTCAAATGGGCACCCCTCCGCCCCTAATGACTTGCTAGATAACACCCAATTAGAAACTAGGCTTTACTTTTTTAATTACGAACCAAAAATTTTAGAAAGGGAGGGGGGGGTGCAACTAGTCTTGAAAAACTAGACCTTGAACCACAAGAGTAAGAAACATGAATTCATACAATCGGTTTTTGGGTGTTAAAAATCATTGAATAGTTCTAGACCTCTAGGGTATATTTATTTTATGGGCTACACTTGGCCAAACACTATGTCTATATTTGGTGTAAATAGTAaataaaaaaacttcctttttcgCCTAGTGTAGTGAAAATAGTAAATTGTTTTTGGT
Coding sequences within:
- the LOC131144425 gene encoding F-box protein At5g46170, with translation MSSLRSDLTSKIWPEPSDSATDHFDRLPDSLLLLVFNKIGDVKALGRCCVVSRRFHSLVPQVEHVLVRVDCVISDDDAASAASASDKARAGSFSNIFRLILGGIVKPLQALGQFLGPKRSGSSSSALAVGGGAHGGDDEELDQGGVTHHSPTQVLKDFNEIRFLRIELPSGELGIDDGVLLKWRAEFGSTLDNCVILGASSVINTAATKVSNVQDNGADGFCGNGSGDDNGSIPESFYTNGGLKLRVVWTISSLIAASARHYLLQPIIAEHKTLDSLILTDADEQGVLCMNREQLEELRVKPLSASSASKRTLVPALNMRLWYAPYLELPNGVVLKGATLVAIRPSEQSATKKEVSDLSWVSTAFEEPYGTAAKMLVKRRTYCLEMNSF